One Anopheles marshallii chromosome 3, idAnoMarsDA_429_01, whole genome shotgun sequence genomic region harbors:
- the LOC128711530 gene encoding NADH dehydrogenase [ubiquinone] 1 beta subcomplex subunit 10 gives MPEAPARNPLESFLNAVKATIDSPVTWFREKIVEPNRQTYPWYHQKFRRVPTIDQCYTDDAVCMFEANQQFRRDKMVDNEILSILRQRFEDCVLYEQPDHERKCRSLLNTYEKASENWFIKYGDLGGYANAKTAYMKQKHRMIWERRHGPVGSGMKTVPGEDDDASGH, from the exons ATGCCGGAGGCTCCTGCCCGTAACCCGCTCGAAAGCTTTCTGAATGCCGTAAAGGCAACCATCGATTCACCCGTAACATGGTTCCGTG aGAAAATCGTCGAACCTAACCGGCAAACGTACCCGTGGTACCATCAGAAGTTCCGCCGTGTGCCGACCATCGACCAATGTTACACCGACGATGCGGTGTGCATGTTCGAGGCAAACCAACAGTTTAGGCGCGACAA GATGGTCGACAATGAAATCCTTTCCATCTTGCGCCAACGTTTCGAGGACTGTGTGCTGTACGAGCAGCCGGACCACGAGCGCAAGTGTCGTTCGCTGCTGAACACGTACGAGAAGGCGTCCGAGAACTGGTTTATCAAGT ATGGAGATCTCGGTGGTTATGCGAATGCGAAGACGGCCTACATGAAGCAGAAGCATCGCATGATCTGGGAAAGACGACATGGACCGGTGGGTAGCGGTATGAAAACGGTCCCTGGAGAGGATGATGATGCCAGCGGACATTAG
- the LOC128711619 gene encoding eukaryotic translation initiation factor 4E-binding protein produces MSASPIARQACASISQAIPSKRVLIHDASELPDLYSSTPGGTLYSTTPGGTRIVYERAFLMNLKNSPLARTPPSNVPLNLLRSGGSPNSKPLSTLSVVKQQKPARNSPPKYDEHQEQFDMDL; encoded by the exons ATGTCGGCATCACCGATCGCACGTCAGGCTTGCGCCTCCATCTCCCAGGCCATCCCGTCCAAGCGAGTGCTCATCCATGACGCATCCGAGCTGCCGGATCTCTACTCCTCCACGCCCGGTGGCACCCTGTACTCGACCACACCCGGAG GTACGCGTATCGTGTACGAGCGAGCATTTCTGATGAACCTGAAGAATTCACCGTTGGCACGCACGCCACCGAGCAATGTGCCACTGAACCTGCTGCGATCAGGCGGAAGCCCCAACTCGAAACCGCTGTCGACGCTATCGGTGGTGAAGCAGCAGAAACCGGCCCGCAACTCACCGCCAAAGTACGACGAGCATCAGGAGCAGTTCGATATGGATCTGTAA